The following coding sequences lie in one Arachis stenosperma cultivar V10309 chromosome 5, arast.V10309.gnm1.PFL2, whole genome shotgun sequence genomic window:
- the LOC130981344 gene encoding uncharacterized protein LOC130981344, which produces MVRADPSVSIKVLLNATASHYEFMPTYRRVWMAKPKAVALIYGDWDESYNELPRWVLGVQLTMPGSIAVLRTSPVRVGGQLDESQAYFHRLFLTFPPCIKGFRHCEPLVSIDGTHLYGKYGGTLLVAIAQDGNSNILHVAFALIEGENAESWSFFLSHLRQHVTPQPGLLVISDRHNGIKAALEAPDGGWLPPAAYRAFCIRHVAANFALTFKGKDARRLFVNAAYAKTEVEFHYWFDILRSEDLAMCEWANRIEYSLWTQYRDEGRRFGHMTTNISECVNSILKGVRNLPICSLVKATYGRLAELFVRKGREAEAQLGTGQQFSQHLVKCIEANLKTAMCFTVTLYDKDNSEYTVAETTPTSSFSLGSYRVSLGSHTCDCRYFQALHFPCPHALACCAYSRVTWHSYVHPVYRLSNVFSVYQMGFRPPIPECFWPPYDGPTVISNPNKRRAREGRPRSTRIRTNMDEAYPNRPKRCSLCRLPRHTRWSCPQVGGSQGGQ; this is translated from the coding sequence ATGGTTAGAGCTGATCCATCTGTTAGCATCAAGGTGCTCCTAAATGCGACTGCGTCGCACTACGAATTTATGCCGACCTACAGGAGGGTCTGGATGGCGAAGCCGAAGGCTGTTGCGCTCATTTATGGTGACTGGGATGAGTCTTACAATGAGCTCCCACGGTGGGTGTTAGGAGTGCAGTTGACAATGCCTGGTTCTATTGCAGTTCTTCGGACTAGCCCTGTTCGAGTTGGGGGACAGCTGGACGAATCTCAGGCTTATTTTCACAGACTGTTCTTGACTTTCCCACCATGTATCAAGGGATTTCGTCATTGCGAGCCGTTGGTTAGTATTGATGGGACCCATCTCTATGGCAAGTATGGGGGTACTCTGCTTGTGGCGATTGCACAGGACGGGAACTCCAACATACTCCATGTTGCATTCGCGCTAATCGAGGGTGAGAATGCTGAGTCTTGGTCATTCTTTCTCTCCCACCTCCGTCAGCACGTTACACCACAGCCAGGTCTGCTCGTTATCTCTGACAGGCATAACGGCATCAAGGCCGCTCTTGAGGCTCCCGACGGTGGCTGGCTACCTCCGGCTGCATACCGAGCTTTCTGCATTCGGCACGTAGCAGCAAATTTTGCCCTCACCTTCAAGGGTAAAGACGCAAGGAGGCTTTTCGTGAACGCTGCCTATGCTAAGACGGAGGTCGAGTTCCATTACTGGTTTGATATTCTTCGCTCGGAAGATCTGGCGATGTGTGAATGGGCAAACCGGATTGAGTATTCATTGTGGACACAGTATCGCGATGAGGGCCGAAGATTCGGTCACATGACGACAAATATATCTGAGTGTGTGAATTCAATCCTCAAGGGTGTGAGGAACCTTCCTATATGCTCGTTGGTTAAAGCAACGTACGGTCGGTTGGCCGAACTTTTTGTTCGCAAGGGGAGAGAGGCGGAGGCCCAGCTGGGTACGGGACAACAATTCAGTCAACACCTTGTTAAATGTATCGAGGCCAACTTGAAGACGGCAATGTGCTTCACAGTTACTTTGTATGACAAGGACAACTCGGAGTACACGGTCGCAGAGACCACTCCTACTAGTTCTTTCTCCCTTGGTAGCTACAGGGTGTCACTCGGATCTCACACATGTGATTGCAGATACTTTCAGGCACTGCATTTTCCTTGTCCGCACGCACTGGCATGCTGTGCTTACTCACGAGTCACTTGGCACTCCTATGTCCACCCAGTCTATCGACTCAGTAACGTTTTTAGTGTTTATCAGATGGGATTCAGACCTCCAATCCCAGAGTGTTTCTGGCCACCATATGATGGGCCGACGGTAATATCGAACCCGAACAAGAGGCGTGCAAGGGAGGGTCGTCCCAGATCTACTCGGATTCGGACGAACATGGACGAGGCATATCCAAACCGGCCTAAGAGATGCAGCTTATGTCGACTCCCCAGACACACTCGTTGGAGCTGCCCACAGGTCGGAGGTAGCCAGGGAGGACAGTGA